Proteins encoded by one window of Cannabis sativa cultivar Pink pepper isolate KNU-18-1 chromosome 4, ASM2916894v1, whole genome shotgun sequence:
- the LOC133037388 gene encoding B3 domain-containing transcription factor VRN1-like, translating to MANFHTNFTIPTPPHFFKIILQKTLHDNKIQIPKIFWVKYCGCLSSQVFLKLPCGSTWEVGLTKSSDGKVWIEKGWNIFAQNCSLSRGNLLVFRYEGKSQFHVIIFDITTTEIDYSSHFEKHNVVDSDEDEDSIRVLENRGKSPIPCSARPHKKMNTKSKVMKWDLSDKDCGESSLPRWMEPEYFLGKQKLNAKDRAEAVKRAKGFKSKDPFFMVFMQPSFVGAKYNMVIPFLFTKYYLLSSISNSQDVILKIQDGRTWSVKYYVTLAEGSRRARFETGWKEFAVHNNLKVGDICAFVLRKSIGVMLFEVVTFCGNYGVVNSPMLPELSARTKGSQSCKVESCDIVNKRNGLKPFISFAKTSAHKGPSSSQTKRPSFTATMSDAYATGRCYLVLPCKFVKEYINKKECEVRLLVSNGRCWFVQLKVRQINQRPTAELCRGWRAFALENSLRAGDICTFELTIDNGNEVSFKVFIDKKKVSNKRRTITPSKRKRNPCVKIESSSDFEKAKKIKVEPNSAENSL from the exons ATGGCCAATTTTCACACAAACTTTACTATTCCCACACCTCCTCATTTTTTCAAGATTATTCTTCAGAAAACTCTTCATGACAACAAGATA CAAATACCAAAGATATTTTGGGTGAAATATTGTGGTTGTTTATCAAGTCAAGTATTTCTTAAGCTTCCATGTGGATCAACATGGGAGGTAGGGTTAACAAAAAGTAGTGATGGAAAGGTATGGATAGAAAAGGGTTGGAATATTTTTGCACAAAATTGTTCCTTAAGCCGAGGAAATCTCCTTGTCTTTAGATATGAAGGGAAATCTCAGTTCCATGTTATCATATTCGACATTACCACTACAGAGATAGATTATTCTTCTCATTTTGAGAAGCATAATGTTGTTGATTCTGATGAAGATGAGGATTCTATTAGAGTCTTGGAAAATAGGGGAAAATCTCCAATACCATGTTCTGCTAGGCCCCATAAGAAAATGAATACTAAATCTAAAG TCATGAAGTGGGATTTGTCTGATAAAGATTGTGGAGAATCTTCTCTACCACGGTGGATGGAACCTGAATATTTTTTAGGGAAACAGAAGTTAAATGCAAAAGACAGGGCTGAAGCTGTCAAAAGAGCTAAAGGTTTTAAATCTAAAGACCCCTTTTTCATGGTTTTCATGCAACCATCCTTTGTTGGAGCTAAGTATAATATG GTTATACCATTTctctttacaaaatattaccTCCTCAGCAGCATTAGTAATTCTCAAGATGTAATCCTTAAGATTCAAGATGGCAGAACCTGGTCTGTTAAGTACTACGTAACATTGGCTGAAGGATCTCGGAGAGCCAGATTCGAGACTGGTTGGAAGGAATTTGCTGTACATAATAATTTGAAAGTAGGTGATATTTGTGCCTTTGTTTTGAGGAAAAGTATTGGGGTAATGTTGTTTGAAGTTGTTACTTTTTGTGGAAATTATGGAGTAGTGAACTCTCCTATGTTACCAG AACTTAGTGCCAGGACAAAAGGAAGCCAGTCATGTAAAGTAGAATCTTGTGACATTGTGAACAAAAGAAATGGCTTAAAACCATTTATTAGCTTTGCTAAAACTTCAGCTCATAAAGGACCAAGTTCTTCTCAAACTAAAAGGCCATCCTTTACAGCTACTATGAGTGATGCCTATGCAACTGGTCGTTGTTATTTA GTCTTGCCATGCAAGTTTGTGAAGGAGTACATTAATAAGAAAGAATGTGAGGTAAGACTTTTGGTTTCGAATGGTAGATGTTGGTTTGTCCAATTGAAGGTTAGGCAGATAAACCAACGTCCGACAGCTGAATTGTGCCGAGGCTGGAGAGCATTCGCCTTGGAAAATAGTCTGCGAGCCGGCGATATTTGCACATTTGAATTAACTATTGACAATGGCAATGAAGTTTCATTTAAAGTTTTCATTGATAAGAAGAAAg TTTCAAATAAGAGAAGAACTATTACACCATCCAAGCGAAAGAGAAACCCTTGTGTGAAAATTGAATCCTCTTCTGATTTTGAGAAAGCCAAGAAAATCAAAGTTGAACCTAATTCAG CTGAGAACTCTCTTTAG
- the LOC115714992 gene encoding non-histone chromosomal protein 6, with translation MDNGPRTTESIVDDSDSDAIDSEGEKEHIQNDTIKEPSSSNKKSEDGDEDGPKKKKQKKKKKKKDPSAPRRAMSGFMFFSQMERENVKKTNPGISFPEVGRVLGDKWKKMSVEEKEPFQASARQDKKRYQEEISGYKNAQPMKVDSGNKLDTE, from the exons ATGGACAATGGTCCACGAACTACAGAATCAATTGTAGATGATTCTGATTCTGATGCTATTGATAGTGAAGGGGAGAAAGAG CACATACAGAATGATACAATAAAAGAACCTTCATCTTCCAACAAGAAATCTGAAGATGGTGATGAAGATGGGCCGAAGAAGAAAaaacagaagaagaagaagaagaaaaaggatCCAAGTGCACCAAGAAGAGCAATGTCAGGCTTCATGTTCTTCTCACAAATGGAAAGGGAG AATGTGAAGAAAACCAACCCCGGAATTTCCTTCCCTGAAGTGGGAAGAGTTTTAGGAGATAAATGGAAAAAGATGTCTG TGGAGGAGAAGGAGCCCTTTCAAGCCAGCGCTCGCCAAGATAAAAAACGCTACCAGGAGGAAATTAGTGGATACAAGAACGCTCAACCAATGAAGGTAGACTCGGGCAATAAATTAGACACCGAGTAG
- the LOC115712191 gene encoding B3 domain-containing protein LOC_Os12g40080-like, which translates to MANVHTKFNPTPPHFFKIILQKTLHDNKIQIPKTFWVKHCGSLSSQVFLKLPCGSTWEVGLTKTSDGKIWIENGWDKFAQHCSLSWGNFLVFRYEENSLFHVIIFDKTTTEIDYSLFEKHNVDIDEDEDSIEVLDNFSPIPCSSSRPHKKMKTSTDYVMKWDLSDKVRGESSLPRWMKPEIFLSRQMLDAKDRAEAVKRAKGFQSKDPFFMVYMQPSFVGAKYNMVIPMLFAKYYLLSSSSNCQDVILKVQDGRTWSAKYYVRLDRGSPKARLEHGWKEFAIHNDLKVGDICAFVLRKSIGVMLFEVVTFSGNGVVNSPLLPELNAMTKGSRSSKIESHKIMNTKRPSFTVTMREAYATGHCNLFLPYKFVKEYLNRKECEVRLWVADGRCWFVQLKVRQANGLPKAELCRGWIAFARENNLRTGDVCKFELSVNNGNEVSILVSIVKGANVVDDAYNKIAAIKRKATTPSKLKRNPHVKVESSFTHQKLNIKKGHEKTKVELSAMPKGSGLKQTTVLERGSSSQSERPSFTVIMHETYATGRCYFVLPYKFVEKYIKKKECEVRLWLPDGRCWFVQLKVRQANEYSRAELCRGWREFALDNSLQAGDICKFELTIEDGDEVSFKVSIDKDYDYDDAYNKKVANKRKAITPSKLKRNPYVKVESFFAHHNMNIKKEQVEIKVEPNISDMSMKLKSDNQGRASKAASKFFSKNPHFQVVLRSNHVYGYQLPFPRKFARQYLEGKAQDMSLWVGEKYWVVKLLLYTSKCEFGAGWAAFAVENSLMPKDVCIFELINNNQAEMKVHIFRESGLAQD; encoded by the exons ATGGCCAATGTTCACACAAAGTTTAATCCTACACCTCCTCATTTTTTCAAGATTATTCTTCAGAAAACTCTTCATGACAACAAGATA CAAATCCCAAAGACATTTTGGGTGAAACATTGTGGGTCTTTATCAAGTCAAGTATTTCTTAAACTACCATGTGGATCAACATGGGAGGTAGGACTAACAAAAACTAGTGATGGAAAGATTTGGATAGAAAATGGTTGGGATAAATTTGCACAACATTGTTCTTTAAGTTGGGGAAATTTCTTAGTCTTTAGATATGAAGAGAACTCTCTATTCCATGTTATCATATTCGACAAAACCACTACAGAGATAGATTATTCTCTTTTTGAGAAGCATAATGTTGATATTGATGAAGATGAGGATTCTATTGAAGTCTTGGACAACTTTTCTCCAATACCATGTTCCAGTTCTAGGCCCCACAAGAAAATGAAAACTAGTACTGATTATG TCATGAAGTGGGATTTGTCTGATAAAGTACGTGGAGAATCTTCCCTACCAAGGTGGATGAAACCTGAAATCTTTTTAAGTAGGCAGATGTTGGATGCAAAAGACAGGGCTGAAGCTGTCAAGAGAGCTAAAGGTTTTCAATCTAAAGACCCCTTTTTCATGGTTTACATGCAACCATCCTTTGTTGGAGCTAAGTATAATATG GTTATACCAATGCTCTTTGCAAAATATTACCTCCTCAGTAGCAGTAGTAATTGTCAAGATGTGATCCTTAAGGTTCAGGATGGGAGAACCTGGTCCGCTAAGTACTATGTCAGACTGGATAGAGGATCTCCCAAAGCTAGACTCGAGCATGGTTGGAAGGAATTCGCTATTCATAATGATTTGAAAGTAGGTGATATTTGTGCCTTTGTTTTGAGGAAGAGTATTGGGGTAATGTTGTTTGAAGTTGTTACTTTTTCTGGAAATGGAGTAGTGAACTCTCCTCTGTTACCag AACTTAATGCCATGACAAAAGGAAGTCGGTCGAGTAAAATAGAATCTCATAAAATTATGAACACTAAAAGGCCATCCTTTACAGTTACTATGCGTGAAGCCTATGCAACTGGTCATTGTAATTTG TTCTTGCCGTACAAGTTTGTGAAGGAGTACCTTAATAGGAAAGAATGTGAGGTGAGACTTTGGGTTGCGGATGGTAGATGTTGGTTTGTCCAATTGAAGGTGAGGCAGGCAAATGGATTACCAAAGGCTGAATTATGCCGGGGCTGGATAGCATTTGCCCGAGAAAATAATCTGCGAACGGGTGATGTTTGCAAGTTTGAATTAAGTGTTAACAATGGCAATGAAGTTTCAATTCTAGTTTCCATTGTTAAGGGTGCTAATGTTGTGGATGATGCATATAACAAGATAG CTGCAATTAAGAGAAAAGCAACTACACCTTCCAAGCTAAAGAGAAATCCTCATGTGAAAGTTGAATCTTCTTTTACTCATCAGAAACTGAATATAAAGAAAGGACATGAGAAAACTAAAGTTGAACTTTCAG CCATGCCAAAAGGAAGTGGCCTAAAACAAACTACAGTTCTTGAAAGAGGAAGCTCTTCTCAATCTGAAAGGCCATCCTTCACAGTCATTATGCACGAAACTTATGCAACTGGTCGTTGTTATTTT GTCTTGCCATACAAGTTTGTGGAGAAATACATTAAGAAGAAAGAATGTGAGGTAAGACTTTGGCTTCCGGATGGTAGATGTTGGTTTGTCCAATTGAAGGTGAGGCAGGCAAATGAATATTCAAGAGCTGAATTGTGCCGAGGCTGGAGAGAATTCGCGTTGGATAATAGTCTGCAAGCCGGTGATATCTGCAAGTTTGAATTAACTATTGAGGATGGGGATGAAGTTTCATTTAAAGTTTCCATTGATAAGGATTATGATTATGATGATGCATATAACAAGAAAG TTGCAAATAAGAGAAAAGCAATTACACCTTCCAAGCTAAAGAGAAATCCTTATGTGAAAGTTGAATCTTTTTTTGCTCATCACAACATGAATATAAAGAAAGAACAAGTGGAAATTAAAGTTGAACCTAATATTTCAG ACATGTCTATGAAACTGAAATCTGACAATCAAGGCAGAGCTTCTAAGGCAGCCAGCAAATTCTTCTCAAAAAATCCTCACTTCCAAGTCGTTTTGCGATCAAATCACGTGTATGGATATCAATTG CCTTTTCCAAGGAAATTTGCAAGGCAATATTTAGAGGGAAAGGCTCAAGATATGAGTCTATGGGTTGGTGAGAAATATTGGGTTGTGAAGTTATTACTTTATACATCAAAATGTGAGTTTGGTGCTGGATGGGCTGCATTTGCAGTAGAAAACTCTCTCATGCCAAAAGATGTGTGCATCTTTGAGCTAATTAACAACAATCAAGCTGAGATGAAAGTTCACATATTTAGAGAAAGTGGTTTGGCTCAAGACTAG
- the LOC115712263 gene encoding cytochrome P450 CYP82D47-like, producing MDPFLQIVISCLLPLLLIFICYHLKKSSSSTNSGPILAPEAAGAWPIIGHLHLFGDKNLTHKTLGAMADKDGPIFTIKLGSHKVVVVNNGEIAKDCFTTHDMAFSTRPTIVASKLLGYNYAMFGFAPYGAYWREMRKIATVELLSNKRLDLLKHIWSSEVDTWASELYNKLCLEKGSEKNRVLVDMKRWFGHLTGNISVRLIGGKRCFGENNSTKSGFGEEESIRCRKVMRDFSYLFGVFVLADAIPFLGWWDVNGYKKAMKKTASELDVLIAGWLEEHKHKRKLFGKKGNNGNNNSNEEKDFMDVMLNILDGANVDGVDADTINKATCLNLMLPASDTTMIALTWALSLLLNNPNKLQKAQLELDQIVGRERNVEESDIQNLIYLQAIIKETIRLYPPSPLLLRATKEDCTLTCGYHVRKGTRLMVNAWKIQREEGVWGHNSEEFEPERFLTSHKEVDLRGKLGFEIVSFGGGRRSCPGVSLALRMVHLGLARFLHGFEVSKKLDNEEVDMTETTGLTNSRATPLEVFLTPRLHSKLYE from the exons ATGGACCCTTTTCTCCAAATTGTCATCTCTTGCCTTCTTCCATTGCTTCTTATTTTCATATGTTACCACCTTAAAAAATCATCATCATCCACTAATTCAGGGCCAATTTTGGCGCCTGAGGCGGCCGGGGCATGGCCAATCATAGGCCACCTTCATCTCTTTGGAGACAAAAACCTCACTCACAAAACACTAGGAGCCATGGCAGACAAAGATGGTCCAATCTTCACCATAAAGCTTGGTTCACACAAAGTTGTAGTTGTCAATAATGGTGAAATTGCCAAAGACTGTTTCACTACTCATGACATGGCTTTCTCAACAAGACCAACCATAGTAGCATCCAAGTTGCTAGGCTATAACTATGCCATGTTTGGTTTTGCTCCTTATGGTGCTTATTGGAGAGAAATGAGAAAAATAGCAACTGTTGAACTCTTGTCAAACAAAAGGCTAGACTTGCTTAAACACATATGGTCTTCAGAAGTGGACACTTGGGCAAGTGAGCTTTACAACAAGTTGTGTTTGGAAAAGGGTAGTGAAAAAAACAGAGTTTTGGTTGATATGAAAAGATGGTTTGGACATTTAACAGGTAATATATCTGTGAGACTGATTGGTGGGAAGAGGTGTTTTGGTGAGAATAATAGTACTAAGTCTGGTTTTGGTGAAGAGGAAAGTATTAGATGTAGAAAAGTTATGAGGgatttttcttatttgtttGGTGTGTTTGTTTTGGCTGATGCTATACCATTTTTGGGGTGGTGGGATGTTAATGGTTATAAAAAAGCTATGAAGAAAACTGCTAGTGAATTGGATGTATTGATTGCTGGTTGGCTTGAGGAACATAAACACAAGAGAAAATTGTTTGGTAAGAAAGGAAATAAtggtaataataatagtaatgaaGAGAAGGATTTCATGGATGTGATGCTCAATATTTTGGATGGAGCTAATGTTGATGGTGTTGATGCTGATACCATTAATAAAGCTACTTGTCTG AACCTTATGTTACCTGCAAGTGACACAACCATGATAGCACTAACATGGGCCTTATCTCTACTTCTCAACAACCCAAACAAACTCCAAAAagcccaattagaattggacCAAATAGTGGGCCGAGAGAGAAACGTTGAAGAATCAGACATTCAAAACCTAATCTACCTCCAGGCCATAATCAAAGAAACCATAAGGCTTTACCCACCAAGCCCACTACTACTAAGAGCCACAAAGGAAGACTGCACCCTCACGTGCGGCTACCACGTGCGCAAAGGGACACGTCTGATGGTGAACGCGTGGAAAATCCAACGGGAGGAGGGAGTGTGGGGCCATAACTCGGAGGAGTTCGAGCCAGAACGATTCTTGACGAGTCACAAGGAAGTGGATTTGAGAGGTAAATTAGGGTTTGAGATTGTGTCGTTTGGTGGGGGAAGAAGGTCTTGCCCTGGAGTGTCGTTGGCTCTTCGTATGGTCCATTTGGGTTTGGCTAGGTTTTTGCATGGGTTTGAAGTTAGTAAGAAATTGGATAATGAAGAGGTTGATATGACTGAGACTACTGGGTTGACTAATTCAAGAGCTACTCCACTTGAGGTTTTTCTTACACCTCGTCTTCATTCCAAACTTtatgaataa
- the LOC115714125 gene encoding protein root UVB sensitive 4, with protein sequence MQSFLHPHLPYPWTTIQEPQFKTQIFIPPKTCLRIRTIATSLRTSIDYGYEPEESVSKELGRLPVAIQSSGCVSRYLWDGDSLQLVGVDGGSSSFSFDFQDGIRNLGRGCSLAIRNLLIPKKVSQNYMEYVKWKCLHRIFSSALQVLATQAMFRAIGIGYSRSLPSAAALNWVLKDGLGRLSRCIYTASLASTFDTNLKRVRFSTSVLFTLGIGVELLTPLFPKYFLLLASIANIAKQISLACVLATGSAVHRSFALADNLGEFSAKSQIQTVCFDNLGLLLAAFLNVLFKNNQRLQAGLPFIVYPIFSGIDLFGIYQELKHVHLQTLTKDRLEVILNTWVELGYVPSPAEVSKLEGIDLPWSKGKGPWPIRIGSLNPKDHFSKLSMMAMQSLSSAEYYFISMEIFYTRMPKRMHQRIIICLREGATTGNVIMGLLQACYIRKALHLNKSKWQKILEASDLSDSVLHEWFKLLEECKVRARDDLCILNEQMLGMGWTMKNILLSTREQNRYSFIDD encoded by the exons ATGCAATCCTTTCTCCATCCACATCTTCCTTATCCATGGACGACAATTCAAGAACCTCAATTCAAAACCCAGATATTCATACCCCCCAAAACCTGCTTAAGAATCCGTACAATAGCCACCTCTTTGAGAACTTCCATAGATTACGGTTACGAACCAGAGGAAAGCGTTAGCAAAGAACTGGGTCGGCTTCCGGTGGCGATTCAGAGCTCGGGATGTGTTTCTAGGTACTTATGGGATGGGGATAGTTTGCAGTTGGTTGGTGTTGATGGTGGTTCTTCTTCCTTCTCCTTTGACTTTCAAGATGGAATTCGTAACTTGGGTAGAGGTTGTAGTTTGGCTATTCGGAATTTATTGATTCCCAAAAAAGTTAGTCAAAATTATATGGAATATGTCAAATGGAAATGCTTGCACCGCATTTTCAGCTCAGCCCTCCAGGTTCTTGCCACTCAG GCAATGTTTCGGGCTATTGGAATTGGGTACTCTCGCTCACTTCCATCCGCTGCTGCTCTGAATTGGGTCCTGAAAGATGGACTTGGACGACTAAGTAGATGCATCTACACTGCTAGCCTAGCATCTACTTTTGATACCAATTTGAAG AGGGTTAGGTTCTCCACCTCTGTTCTCTTCACTTTAGGTATTGGAGTTGAGTTGCTGACTCCTTTGTTTCCCAAGTACTTCTTGCTTCTTGCATCAATAGCCAACATTGCCAAACAAATAAGTTTGGCTTGCGTTTTAGCTACTGGT TCCGCTGTTCATCGAAGCTTTGCATTAGCAGATAATCTAGGTGAATTTTCTGCAAAATCACAG ATCCAAACTGTGTGCTTTGATAACCTTGGCCTTCTCCTTGCTGCATTCTTGAACGTGCTGTTTAAGAACAATCAAAG ATTGCAAGCAGGATTACCCTTTATTGTATACCCAATATTCTCGGGGATTGACCTTTTTGGAATATATCAAGAGCTTAAGCATGTCCATCTGCAAACGTTAACCAAG GATAGGCTTGAGGTTATACTAAATACGTGGGTTGAGTTAGGATATGTGCCTTCACCTGCAGAAGTGAGTAAACTCGAAGGAATTGATCTCCCATGGAGCAAAG GTAAAGGCCCGTGGCCCATCAGAATTGGGAGTCTAAATCCCAAGGACCACTTTTCAAAATTGTCAATGATGGCAATGCAATCTTTGAGTAGTGCAGAGTATTACTTCATATCCATGGAGATCTTCTACACCAGAATGCCCAAAAGAATGCAT CAACGTATTATCATTTGTCTACGAGAGGGAGCTACCACTGGCAATGTTATCATGGGTTTGTTGCAG GCATGCTATATACGTAAAGCCCTTCACTTGAACAAGAGTAAATGGCAGAAAATCTTAGAAGCTAGTGATTTATCTGATTCGGTTCTACATGAATGGTTTAAATTGCTCGAGGAGTGCAAAGTGCGTGCTCGAGATGATTTATGCATACTAAACGAACAGATGTTGGGAATGGGATGGACTATGAAGAACATTTTGTTGAGTACACGGGAACAGAATCGATACAGTTTCATTGATGACTAA